In the Arachis ipaensis cultivar K30076 chromosome B10, Araip1.1, whole genome shotgun sequence genome, one interval contains:
- the LOC107623436 gene encoding phosphatidylinositol 4-phosphate 5-kinase 2, protein MREALVRDTTCEATSIIKNEEPEKKLSLLQSPLPPLPLVPSGRSRSQGIGTRRVTPTTTPLAVSGAGSTVEKILPNGDFYSGNFSGTVPHGSGKYLWTDGCMYEGEWKRGKASGKGKFSWPSGATYEGEFKSGRMEGFGVFVGSDGDTYRGSWSSDRKHGFGLKRYANGDVYEGWWKRNLQDGHGRYVWKNGNMYTGEWRNGVITGKGELVWANGNRYEGQWENGLPKAQGLFKTMSHHQVLMQPHCLKTSGILWGDNFALAVRKRSSVDGSRGSVTEKSFPRICIWESEGEAGDITCDIIDNVEASMFYRDGTASDRDGVGVPFGRNPCFAGEVKRPGQTIFKGHKNYELMLNLQLGIRYSVGKEGSTLRELKLTDFDPKEKYWTRFPSEGSKITPPHQTAEFRWKDYCPAVFRHLRKLFHVDPADYMLAICGDDALRELSSPGKSGSIFYLTQDDRFMIKTVKKSEVKVLLRMLRSYYQHVSGNENSLVTKFYGVHCVKPIGGQKIRFIVMGNLFCSEYPIHRRFDLKGSSHGRITDKPEEEIDETTTLKDLDLNYVFRVPRNWFKELIQQIERDCEFLEAEKIMDYSLLVGLHFRDDNTCDKMGLSPFVLRTGNRDSYQSEKLMRGYRFLEAELQDRDRVKSGRKSLIRLGANMPARAERMARRSDFDQYTSVGISHLTPYCSGETYDVVLYFGIIDILQDYDISKKLEHAYKSLQVDPTSISAVDPKLYSKRFRDFIGRIFVEDR, encoded by the exons ATGCGGGAAGCACTTGTTCGCGATACCACCTGCGAAGCCACCTCCATCATTAAGAATGAAGAACCCGAGAAGAAACTGTCGCTCTTGCAGTCTCCGTTGCCGCCGCTTCCGTTGGTTCCAAGCGGCCGGAGCCGGTCTCAGGGAATCGGAACCAGAAGAGTGACGCCAACAACGACACCCCTAGCGGTCTCCGGCGCCGGATCCACCGTGGAGAAGATCCTCCCGAACGGCGATTTCTACTCCGGCAACTTCTCCGGCACCGTTCCTCACGGATCCGGGAAGTACCTTTGGACCGACGGGTGCATGTACGAAGGAGAGTGGAAACGCGGAAAGGCTTCGGGCAAAGGAAAATTCTCATGGCCTTCAGGCGCTACCTACGAAGGTGAATTCAAATCTGGAAGAATGGAAGGGTTTGGCGTCTTCGTCGGATCCGACGGAGACACCTACCGCGGGTCGTGGAGCTCCGACAGAAAACACGGCTTTGGCTTGAAGCGTTATGCAAACGGCGACGTTTATGAAGGGTGGTGGAAACGCAACCTGCAAGACGGCCACGGCCGTTACGTTTGGAAGAACGGAAACATGTATACCGGGGAGTGGAGGAACGGCGTCATAACGGGGAAAGGGGAGCTTGTTTGGGCTAATGGGAACCGCTACGAGGGGCAGTGGGAGAACGGTTTGCCAAAGGCACAAGGGTTGTTCAAAACGATGTCGCATCATCAGGTGCTGATGCAGCCGCATTGCTTGAAGACGAGTGGGATTTTGTGGGGTGACAACTTTGCCCTCGCCGTTAGGAAGCGGTCGTCCGTTGACGGCTCTAGAGGGAGCGTTACGGAGAAGAGCTTCCCGAGGATTTGCATATGGGAATCGGAGGGTGAGGCTGGGGATATAACTTGCGATATTATTGATAATGTGGAGGCGTCAATGTTCTATAGGGATGGAACGGCGTCGGATCGAGACGGGGTTGGTGTGCCATTTGGCCGGAACCCTTGTTTCGCTGGCGAGGTGAAGAGACCGGGTCAAACGATATTCAAGGGGCATAAGAACTATGAATTGATGCTTAATTTGCAATTGGGCATAAG GTACTCAGTAGGGAAGGAAGGCTCGACGTTGCGGGAGCTTAAGCTGACCGATTTTGATCCCAAGGAGAAGTACTGGACTAGGTTTCCGTCTGAAGGTTCCAAGATTACGCCTCCCCATCAAACAGCGGAATTCCGGTGGAAGGATTACTGCCCTGCTGTTTTTAG GCACTTGAGGAAGCTTTTTCATGTGGATCCTGCTGATTATATGTTGGCTATATGTGGCGATGACGCCCTCAGGGAGCTTTCCTCTCCCGGGAAAAGCGGGAGCATTTTCTACTTGACGCAAGATGACAGATTTATGATAAAGACAGTGAAGAAATCTGAAGTCAAG GTGCTTCTCCGGATGCTTCGAAGTTATTATCAACATGTCTCTGGTAATGAGAATTCACTTGTAACAAAATTCTACGGGGTACACTGCGTCAAGCCAATTGGAGGCCAGAAG ATCCGGTTTATTGTGATGGGAAACCTTTTCTGCTCGGAATATCCAATTCATCGACGATTTGACTTGAAAGGATCTTCACATGGGCGTATAACGGATAAGCCGGAAGAGGAGATTGATGAAACGACCACCCTCAAGGACCTTGATCTCAACTATGTGTTTCGTGTACCAAGAAATTGGTTCAAAGAGCTAATTCA ACAAATTGAGCGGGATTGTGAATTCTTGGAAGCAGAGAAAATTATGGACTACAGCCTTTTGGTTGGACTTCATTTTCGTGATGATAATACATGTGACAAAATGGGATTATCACCATTTGTTTTACGCACTG GAAATCGAGATTCTTACCAGAGTGAAAAGTTAATGCGTGGTTATCGCTTTCTTGAAGCGGAGCTACAAGATAGGGATCGGGTTAAATCTGGAAG GAAATCATTAATTAGGTTGGGAGCCAATATGCCGGCAAGAGCTGAACGAATGGCGCGGAGGAGTGATTTTGATCAATACACCAGTGTTGGAATCAGCCATTTGACCCCTTATTGTAGTGGAGAGACTTATGATGTTGTTCTATATTTTGGGATCATTGACATTTTGCAAGATTACGATATCAGCAAGAAGCTTGAGCATGCTTACAAGTCCTTGCAAGTTGACCCTACTTCGATCTCGGCGGTTGATCCAAAGCTCTACTCAAAGAGGTTCCGTGATTTCATCGGGAGAATATTCGTTGAAGACAGGTAG